In Candidatus Methylomirabilis sp., the following are encoded in one genomic region:
- the fabF gene encoding beta-ketoacyl-ACP synthase II: IGTGMGGLPMLVEEQKRLLERGPSRVSPFFIPAIITNLASGWVSMIYGARGPNSCVSTACATGNHAIGDSFRIIQRGEADAMIAGGTEAVVLPLTIAGFASMKALSTRNDDPARASRPFDKDRDGFVMGEGAGVVVLEALETAVKRGAPILAELIGYGMSADAHHITAPAPEGEGAARSMQAALHDAGVRPEEIDYINAHGTSTPYNDRNETQAIKRLFGQHAYRLAVSSTKSMTGHLLGAAGGVEAVATVLALRHGLVPPTINYESPDPDCDLDYVPNKPREVAIRVALSNSFGFGGTNATLVFRKAEE, encoded by the coding sequence ATCGGGACGGGCATGGGCGGCCTCCCCATGCTGGTGGAGGAGCAGAAGCGGTTGCTCGAGCGGGGGCCGAGCCGGGTGAGCCCCTTCTTCATCCCGGCCATCATCACGAACCTGGCCTCCGGCTGGGTCTCCATGATCTACGGGGCCCGGGGGCCGAACTCGTGCGTCTCCACCGCCTGCGCCACGGGCAACCACGCGATCGGGGACTCGTTCCGGATCATCCAGCGGGGGGAGGCGGACGCCATGATTGCGGGGGGGACGGAGGCGGTCGTCCTCCCCCTCACGATTGCGGGGTTCGCCTCCATGAAGGCCCTCTCGACCCGCAACGACGACCCGGCCCGGGCCAGCCGGCCCTTTGACAAGGACCGGGACGGGTTCGTCATGGGAGAGGGAGCGGGGGTCGTCGTCCTGGAGGCTTTGGAGACCGCGGTCAAGCGAGGGGCGCCGATCCTGGCCGAGCTCATCGGCTACGGGATGTCGGCCGACGCGCACCACATCACGGCCCCAGCCCCGGAAGGGGAGGGGGCGGCGCGCTCCATGCAGGCGGCCCTGCACGACGCGGGGGTGCGGCCCGAGGAAATCGACTACATCAACGCCCACGGGACCTCGACCCCGTACAACGACCGCAACGAGACCCAGGCCATCAAGCGGCTTTTCGGCCAGCACGCCTACCGGCTGGCCGTCAGCAGCACGAAGTCCATGACCGGGCACCTGCTGGGGGCTGCCGGCGGGGTCGAGGCCGTCGCGACGGTGCTCGCCCTGCGCCACGGGCTCGTCCCCCCCACCATCAACTATGAGTCCCCGGATCCGGATTGTGACCTGGACTATGTGCCCAATAAGCCCCGGGAGGTGGCCATCCGGGTCGCCCTCTCCAACTCTTTCGGGTTCGGGGGGACGAACGCCACGCTGGTTTTCCGGAAGGCGGAAGAGTAG
- a CDS encoding M17 family peptidase N-terminal domain-containing protein, whose translation MTPLLVADPLEAVGADLLILCHFEDIPVPRGCLALVDWALGAAVSRLSLSGRFVGGVGRTALLNAGGKFPTEQIALVGMGRAAGLSSAALTEAGRTAAILAAGLRCREVLVALPFHALPGSDPAALAKTFEQGFAAAGPPVPPSLRFLDPAVAP comes from the coding sequence GTGACGCCCCTCCTGGTGGCCGATCCGCTCGAGGCCGTCGGGGCCGACCTCCTGATCCTTTGCCACTTCGAGGATATCCCGGTTCCCCGAGGCTGCCTCGCCCTGGTGGATTGGGCCCTGGGCGCCGCCGTTTCCCGCCTGAGCCTTTCGGGTCGCTTCGTGGGGGGGGTGGGTCGTACCGCCCTCCTGAATGCCGGCGGCAAGTTCCCCACGGAACAGATCGCGCTCGTGGGGATGGGCCGGGCGGCCGGGCTCAGCTCCGCCGCGCTCACGGAGGCCGGGCGAACGGCGGCGATCCTGGCGGCAGGCCTCCGCTGTCGCGAAGTGCTTGTCGCCCTCCCCTTCCACGCCCTGCCCGGCAGCGATCCCGCCGCGCTGGCCAAGACGTTCGAGCAGGGATTCGCCGCCGCCGGCCCGCCCGTGCCCCCGTCCCTCCGCTTCCTGGATCCGGCCGTCGCCCCCTGA
- the nusB gene encoding transcription antitermination factor NusB: MGGRRKARECALLILFQREFRPEPLDLLCIQFWEEHPVAEGGRHYAEALVRGVAEHAEAIDAAIAGVAEHWAFDRLALVDRNILRLAAYELLFREDIPPKVAINEAIELAKAYGGEESGRFVNALLDALRSRPGPTAGEVRTP, translated from the coding sequence ATGGGCGGGCGACGAAAGGCGCGGGAGTGCGCCCTGTTGATCTTGTTCCAGCGGGAGTTCCGGCCGGAGCCCCTGGACCTGCTCTGCATCCAGTTCTGGGAAGAGCACCCGGTTGCCGAGGGGGGCCGGCACTACGCGGAGGCGCTGGTCCGTGGGGTGGCGGAGCACGCCGAGGCCATCGACGCCGCCATCGCGGGGGTTGCCGAGCACTGGGCCTTCGATCGCCTCGCGCTGGTGGACCGGAACATCCTCCGGCTGGCGGCGTACGAGCTCCTCTTCCGCGAGGACATCCCTCCCAAGGTGGCCATCAATGAGGCCATCGAGCTGGCCAAAGCCTACGGCGGCGAAGAATCGGGGCGCTTCGTGAACGCCCTGCTGGATGCCTTGCGGAGTCGCCCCGGCCCGACCGCCGGGGAGGTCCGGACCCCGTGA